Below is a window of Candidatus Zixiibacteriota bacterium DNA.
CGATTTAATCAGTCTATATCAATCCGGGATAAAGAACGTGGTCGCTCCTCTGGGAACCTCTTTTACGCAAGACCAAGCCCGGCTTCTTTCGCGTTATGCGGAGAAAGTCTATCTGCTGTTTGATTCAGACCGCGCAGGAGAGTCTGCCGTATTCCGCAGCGCGGACCTTCTTTTTGACTCAGAAATGGAGATGATGATAGTAGTCTTACCCTCAGGGGAAGATCCGGATAGTTTTGTAAGGAAGCATGGTCTAAAAGGAATGGCTCAGAAGTTGAGAGAGGCCAAAAGCTTTATCGATTATAAAAAGGATTCTTTGCCTGCAGAATTCAATTCACTGCCTATGAAGGAGCAGGAGGGAATAATCAAGGAATTGGCCGAAACTGCCAGCCGGATAAAAAACCAGCTCTGGAAAGACCTTTTCATAAATAAAGCTGTTCAGGCTTTCAAGGTAAACGAGAAAATCATCCTGGATGCAATCAAGGGGATAGGCAGAAAAGAGGAGCGCTCCAAGGTTTTACCAGAGGAGAAGCTTAAAGGGCCGCATAAATTAGAAAGAGAGCTTTTAAAAATCTTAATAGATGAGAATAGATTAATTCCTCTGACCAGAAACAGGCTAAGCAAGGAAGATTTCTATTTTCCTGAAAATGCAGAGTTATTTAAGATGATCCTGAATCTTTTTGAAACAGCCGGAAAAGTCTCGCCTTCGGCCCTGATCGATAAGGCTCAAGCTCAAAAGTTAAAAGAGCTTATATCGGAGATATCCACCCTGGACTTAGGGCTGGCTGAGCCGGAGCTTATGCTGGGGGATTATATCAAAAGGATAGAGCAGAAGAAGAAATCTGACCAGATCAGGAGATTGAAGGAAGAGGTCAAAATTGCCTGGGGTAAAGGTGAAAAGGAAAAGGCAGAGGAGCTGACAGTTATACTTCATAAACTGATAAGAAAGTGAGCCTCTGTCTCAAAAAAGTTTCTTCCGGGACGTATGGATTTGCAAAAGCCAAAAAGAGCATAGCTGATAGACTGAAAAAAATCTTGACTAATGAGGTTGGTAAGTAATATATTCTTTTTTAGATGTTTTCAGGGGCCCATAGCTCAGTTGGTTAGAGCAACTGACTCATAATCAGTGGGTCCCAGGTTCAAGTCCTGGTGGGCCCAGATAAGAGTGATAAAGTGACTGAGTGATGGAGTAATTAGTTAATCACTTCTTCACTGTATTATGTGGGCGATTAGCTCAGTTGGTTAGAGCGTTCGGTTCACATCCGAAAGGTCATCCGTTCAAGTCGGATATTGCCCACCATAAAGGCAGTTAGTAGTTAATAGTTCATGGTTCATAGACAAGGGAAAATGGATGAAAGTTTTTCAGAGGGAAGAGAACGTCTACGGTTTTTCAAAGGTTTCGAGAATAGGGCAAATTTAAAAGAGAAGTGCACGATGAAAAGTGCACTTTTCTTTTTAAGTAAAATAAACTAAGGAGTCCTGGTAATGCAAAACGATTTAGAGATGCTCTTGAAGCTTCAGAACATCGACTATGACTTAGAGGAGCTGGACCGTTCCAGGGAATACCTCCCGGATATGATCAATAATCTGAAGAAAGAGATGGAGGAGGTTTCCAGAACCTTAAAGGAATCAGAGGAAAGATTGACCCAGCAGGTTCTCCAGCGTAAAAAACTGGAGCTGGATATTGAAGAGATAAACTCCGAATTGACAAAATTTCAGAAACAGATGCGGGATATCAAAACCAACCGGGAATATGATGCCCTGGTCACCGAAATAGCCAATCGCAAGACAAAGATCTCAGAATCAGAAGAGGAGCTTTTAAAGACGCTGACGGAGATAGACGAGCTTCAGGACAAGGTCAAAGAGTATAAGGAGAAACTGGTTGAGGTAGATAAGAACAACCGGGTTCAACTGGAAAGTCTGGGCAAAGAGATGGACTCCATTGGCATTAAGATCAAGCAGAAACAGGATGAGAGAAAAAATAACTCGGTCCGGATAAATAAACTGATGTTAGCGACGTATGAAAGGGTCAAGAAAGTCAAAGGAGGGGCAGCAGTCGTTCCGGTAAAAAAAAGGGCTTGCAGTGGCTGTTACAAGTCGCTTCCTCCCCAGAAAATTCAAGAGATTAAAAAAGGAGAAAATCTTATCACCTGCGATAGTTGTGGCAGGATTTTAACCTGGACAGATGAGGAGTAAAATGAAGAAAAGCGTTGAGAAAACAGGGCTGACTTTTGATGACGTTCTTTTGATCCCGCAGAAATCCGAGGTTTTGCCTAAAGAAGTTAATATCAAGACTTCAGTTGCCAGAGGGATAGAGCTTAATATTCCTATCTTAAGTGCGGCAATGGACACGGTAACAGAATCCAGGCTGGCAATAGCTTTAGCCCGGGAGGGCGGATTGGGTGTTGTTCACAAGAATATGCCGGTGAAAATCCAGGCCCTGGAGGTGGATAAGGTCAAACGCTCTGAAAGCGGAATGATAGTCGAGCCGGTTACCTTGCCGCCTGACCGGACCATCGGAGAAGCCCTGGAGGTGATGAAGAGATTTTCCATATCCGGGATACCTGTGACCCAGAAAGGGAAATTGGTCGGTATCGTTACAAACCGGGACTTAAGATTCGAAAAAAAGCTGCATAAGAAAATCTCCGAGGTAATGACAAAAGATAAGCTGATCACGGTTCCCGAAGGAACCGATTTAGAGAAAGCCAAGGAGATTTTGCACGAGAAAAGGATTGAAAAGCTTCCGATCGTGGACAAGCGGGGTTACTTAAAGGGATTGATAACTGTCAAGGATATAATGAAGAATATTCAATACCCTAGCGCCTGTAAGGATGCAAGAGGCAGACTCAGAGTCGGAGCAGCCTTAGGAGTATCAAAAGACCTGCTCGAAAGGGCAGAAGCATTAATTGCTGCAGGCGTAGATATCCTGGTCATCGATTCCTCGCACGGTCATTCCCGAGGGGTGCTGGCAAGCTTAGAGAAGGTGAAGAACAGCTTCCCCGGAGTAACTCTTATGGCAGGGAATGTGGCTACCGCTCAAGGAACAAAAGATTTGATCGAGGCCGGAACTGATTGCGTAAAAGTGGGGATTGGTCCAGGGTCTATCTGCACCACCAGGGTTGTTACCGGAGCAGGGGTTCCCCAGATAACGGCGATTATGGATTGTGCGGAGGAGGCAGAAAAGCACAAGATTCCGATCATTGCCGACGGCGGCATAAAATATTCTGGAGATATAGCCAAAGCCTTAGCCGCAGGAGCAAATGCGGTGATGATTGGCTCTCTTTTTGCCGGAACCGAGGAAAGTCCTGGCGAGACAGTCCTGTTTGAGGGGCGCAGTTATAAAATCTACCGCGGCATGGGTTCTCTGGAAGCGATGAGAGCAGGAAGCGGAGACAGGTATTTTCAAGAAGAAGAGGATATAAAGAAGATGGTTCCAGAGGGCATAGAGGGCAGGGTGCCGCATAGAGGGTCTCTTTCCGAGTCAGTGTATCAGCTAATCGGAGGTCTGAGGTCCGGGATGGGTATCTGCGGAGCTAAAAATATTGCTGAATTGCAGAAGAAAGCTCAATTTATTCAGATAACTAGTGCTGGCTTGCGAGAAAGTCATCCCCATGGAGTTATCATCACTAAAGAAGCTCCTAATTACAGAACCAACTGAGCTTGACAACTTTTTCCAAAACCTTTATATTGATTGTTGCAGTAGAGTTCTTTAAGTCTCGACAAGCTCGTAGGCGGAGCACCTTGCTCCGCCATAGAAGAAAAATCAACGGGGCTGGGAGCCCCGCCTACGAGAGGATAAACAGGTTTTAGGGGTGCTGAAACTGAAGGATTTAAGAGAGAAGTGATTTTTGCTCTTTGACCAAAACAGACCAGACGATCGTCCCGCCTTTGGCGGGAAGGAAAGTCCGAGCTCTCCAAGGCAGAGTGCCTCGTAACCCGAGGGTCCCCTACAGGGGAACGGAAAGTGTCACAGAAACTATACCGCCCCCGCCCCGATACATCGGGGCAGGAGCAAGGGTGAAATGGTGGTGTAAGAGACTACCGTCCCGGTAGTGATACCGGGAGCAGGACAAACCCCACTTGAGAGCAAGACCAAATAGGGGAGGAGAAGTTGCCTGCTTCGTTTTTACTCCCGGGTAGGTCGCTTGAGTCCAGGTGCAAACCTGGTCCCAGATAGATGATCGTCATATCCAGATGGATAACAGAACTCGGCTTATGGTCTGTTTTGGTCTTTATTAAAAACTGTAGCGAGGTTTTCAGGCCTCCACAGATAAAGGATGAAAAGAATTCTGGAAGGCTGAAGCCTTCCGCTACAAGTGCTTGCTGGAACAATGTAGCGGAGGTCTTCAGACCTCCACTTACTGAGAGGGTAGGTCAGACATTCCTGTCTGACCACAAGTACACTGTCACGAGAACAGACAAGTCCTATGACGGATCCGTAGGAAATGTCTGTTCTACCAAATTGAGAAAGGAAAAGTCTTCGTGGAATTGAGATGGGAATTTCCCCAAAAAATAGATGAGAACAAGTGCGAAGAGCTCTCATCTGAATTAGGGCTGCCTCCAGTAGTCGGAAAAATTCTGATCAATCGGGGGTATTCAGAACCAGAAGAAGCCAGGAACTTCTTAAACCCCAGCCTGAACGATCTGTACGACCCGTTCTGCTTTAAGGATATGGAGAAAGGGGTTGAAAAAGTCATCTCCGCTTTGAAGGAAAACGAGAGGATAATGATTTTCGGAGACTACGACGTGGACGGGATCACCTCAGCTTCTCTTATGTATCTGGTTTTGACCAAATTAGGAGCCCAGGTCTCATATTATCTGCCTAACCGACTGGTCGAAGGTTATGGACTTTCTGAGGAAGGAATTTTAGAGGCTGAAAGAAGGGGAGCAAAACTTATTATCTCAGTCGATTGCGGTATCAATGCAGTAAAAGAGGTTGATTTTGCTAAGAAGAAGGGGATAGATTGTATCATTACTGATCATCATGAGCCGGCTGAGACCTTACCGGATGCCTGCGCTATTATCAATCCCAAGCAGGAAGGAGAGACCTATAAGGGAAAGGAACTTTCCGGAGTAGGAGTGGCTTTTAAATTAGCTCAAGCTATTTACAGAAAATTGGGTCAGGATGAAAAAGAATTAGAGGACCATCTTGACTTAGTAGCCCTGGGAACTGCCGCAGACATTGTCCCTCTCCTGGGTGAGAACAGGATTTTGACCAGATACGGGCTTTTGCAGGTTGCCAAAACCTCCAAACCGGGGCTTAAATCTCTAATCTTCATCTCAGGGCTGATGGGAAAGGAGATCGGGACAGGACAGGTTGTGTTCATCCTGGCCCCGCGGATAAACGCAGTAGGAAGATTAGGAGATGCGGAAAGGGCAATCAAGCTCCTGACAACCAGAGATGAGAGATTAGCTTCGGAGATCTCACGGGTTTTGGATGAGGAGAATAGAAAAAGAAAAAATATAGATGAGGGAACCCTGGAACAGGCTTTAGAGCTGATCCAGGAAGAGGTTGACCTGGAAAATGATAAGGCGATTATTTTAGCTTCTGCTGGCTGGCATCAGGGAGTTATCGGGATAGTCGCCTCAAGAGTTGCCGAAAGATTCTACAGGCCAACCGTGATGATTTCCATAGATGGTGAAGAAGGAAAGGGTTCAGCCAGGAGTATCCCCGGATTTCACCTGTTCGAGGCTCTAAAAGAATGCGAGGATTGTCTCTTGAAATACGGGGGTCACAAGTATGCGGCTGGTCTTTCTATCTCAGCTAAGGAGATCGAATCCTTCAAAGAGAAATTTAAATTAGTTTCATCCAGGATAATTAAAGATGAGGATTTAATTCCCAGGCTTTCTGTGGATGCCGAGCTGGAGCTGGAGGAGATTCAAGATGAGCTTATATCTGCCCTGGAGCTTTTTGCTCCTTTTGGCCCCGGCAATTTAAAACCGGTTTTCGTGACCAGAGGTCTGGAATTAGCGGATGATGCCTACGTGGTAGGAAAGAATCATCTGAGGTTGAAAGTGAAGAAAAACGGGATAATTATGGATGCTATCGGGTTTAATTTAGGAGATTTTGCCAAACCTCTGGCAATGCGGGGCACAAAAATAGATTTAGCTTACGTGCTGGAGCTCAACGTTTGGAATGGAAACTCCAAAATCCAGATGCGTCTTAAAGACCTGCAGATGAGATAAAAAGAAAGATATGTCTTTATTAGATAGATTCCTTCAAAAAGACGAGGTGGCACTTGCCAGGCTTATCTCCTATGTGGAAAATCAAGCCCCTGATTATCGCAAGATCTTATCCTCTCTATACTCCAGAACCGGGAAAGCTTACCGGGTAGGGATAACCGGTCCGCCAGGGGCTGGGAAGAGCACCCTCGTGGACAAATTAAGCTGTGACCTGATTCAAAACGGAAATGAAGTGGGGATAATCGCGGTCGACCCATCCAGCCCCTTTACCGGGGGCGCACTTTTAGGAGACCGGATAAGGATGCAGGATTTGACCACCAGAAAAGGTATCTTCATTCGCAGCATGGCAACCCGGGGCTCCCTGGGTGGACTTGCTTTTGCCACCAAGGAGGTGTCTTTGCTTTTAGACGCCTTTGGTAAGGATTTTATTTTGATAGAAACCGTAGGCGTAGGCCAGATAGAATTGGACATAGTTGATGCCTGCGACACCACCCTGGTTGTATTTGTGCCGGAATCTGGTGACAGCATTCAGGCGATGAAGGCCGGGCTGATGGAGATTGCAGATATATTCGTTGTGAACAAAGCTGATAGGGAGGGAGCAAACAGGATAGTTTCGGAGTTAGATATGATTTTGGATGTGCGGCGAAAAAAAAAACGAGTGGAATTACCCGATCGTTTCCACGGAAGCGGTTAATAACAAAGGCATAGATGAACTTCTGAAGAAAATCAATGAGCACCGGAAATTTATCACCGAGAACCATCTTTTAGAAAAACATCGTAAAGAGCAGATAAAAACAGAGTTAAGAAAAATAATGGAGCTAAAACTAAAAGAGCTGATCGAAAAGAACTTAAGCGATGCCAATCTGGACCAGCTGGCAGAGAGGGTTTATTCCGGTCAGGAAGATCCTTATTCTGCCGGCGAGAAGATTCTGGAGAATTTGAATTTGTAAATCAGTCTAAAGGTGAGGTCTTATGTTTGATAAGGATAAATTAAAAAAAATCGAAGAGGAAAAAAGAAAATGGGAGGGGGTTTATAAAACCTGCAAAGCTACCAATCGAAGATGCATAACCGTTTCCGGGGAGGAGGTCAACCCTCTTTACAGTCCAACGGACATAGCGAAGATCGATTTCAGCAGGGATATCGCATTTCCCGGAGAATATCCTTATACCCGGGGGATCAGGACCAATATGTACCGGGGAAGATTATGGACTATGCGTCAGTTCTCCGGAATGGGAACTCCCAGACAGACCAACGAAAGGTACCATTTTCTCCTGCAAAGAGGACAAACCGGCCTTTCAGTTGCTTTTGACCTGCCGACTTTGATGGGTTATGATTCAGACCATCCTCGTTCTTTGGGTGAGGTTGGGGTATGCGGGGTAGCTGTCGACTCGTTGAAGGACATGGAGATAATCTTCGATGGAATAAGCCTGGATAAAATCTCTACCTCTATGACCATCAATGCTCCAGCTTCCATACTCTTCGCGATGTACATTGCAGTCGGGGAAAAGCAGGGGATTTCATCAGAAAAGTTGACAGGAACAATTCAAAATGACATTTTAAAGGAATATATTGCTCAGAAAGAGTGGATCTTCCCTCCGCTCCCTCATATGAGATTGATCACTGACGTAATGGCTTTTTCCTCTCAGCACGTTCCCAAATGGAATACTATCTCTATTTCCGGATATCACATAAGGGAGGCAGGCGCTACCGCGGTACAAGAATTAGCTTTTACCCTGGCAGATGGGTTTGCTTACGTAGAGGCAGGGATCAAGGCAGGTTTAGACGTGGATGATTTTGCTCCGCGCCTATCTTTTTTCTTCAACTCACACCTTGATTTTTTTGAGGAGATTGCCAAATACCGGGCTGCGCGCAGGATCTGGGCAAGGCATATGAGAGAAAGATACAAAGCTAAAAAAGAAGAGTCCTGGCTCTTGAGGTTTCATACCCAGACTGCAGGGTGTAGTTTAACCGCGCAGCAGCCGGAGAATAACATCGCGCGCACGGCTTTTGAGGCATTGGCTGCAGTTTTAGGAGGGACTCAGAGTTTGCACACTAACTCTATGGATGAGTCCTGGGCTTTGCCATCTGAGAAAGCAGTGCAAATAGCCCTGAGGACCCAGCAGCTTATCGCTTTTGAGACCGGGGTGGCTAATACGATTGATCCATTGGCTGGCTCATATTACGTTGAATCGCTGACCAACAAGATGGAAGAAGAAGCAGAAAAATATTTTGCAGAAATCGAGAGGAGAGGCGGAGTTCTGAAAGGCATTGAGGATGGATATTTTCAGAGAGAGATAGCAGAAGCAGCTTACCGTTACCAGAAAGAGATAGAGAGC
It encodes the following:
- the dnaG gene encoding DNA primase — translated: MSNFIPDELINQVREANDIVEVISEYLPLKKKGKSYTALCPFHPEKTPSFSVSQERQIYHCFGCGKGGNVYTFLMEHEKLSFFEALKLLAKRANISLPKKTSDQKATETLDQLFYANQVANEYFRDSLKHSKKAKEYLQSRGFSSETIEVFSLGYAPAEWEGLIRFSKEKDLKPEILLSAGLVVEKEKKAGWYDRFRDRVTFPIFNLSQKIVGFGGRIIQEKDEPKYLNSPESPIYHKGKILYGLNISKDLIRDKKAAVLVEGYIDLISLYQSGIKNVVAPLGTSFTQDQARLLSRYAEKVYLLFDSDRAGESAVFRSADLLFDSEMEMMIVVLPSGEDPDSFVRKHGLKGMAQKLREAKSFIDYKKDSLPAEFNSLPMKEQEGIIKELAETASRIKNQLWKDLFINKAVQAFKVNEKIILDAIKGIGRKEERSKVLPEEKLKGPHKLERELLKILIDENRLIPLTRNRLSKEDFYFPENAELFKMILNLFETAGKVSPSALIDKAQAQKLKELISEISTLDLGLAEPELMLGDYIKRIEQKKKSDQIRRLKEEVKIAWGKGEKEKAEELTVILHKLIRK
- a CDS encoding C4-type zinc ribbon domain-containing protein, whose product is MQNDLEMLLKLQNIDYDLEELDRSREYLPDMINNLKKEMEEVSRTLKESEERLTQQVLQRKKLELDIEEINSELTKFQKQMRDIKTNREYDALVTEIANRKTKISESEEELLKTLTEIDELQDKVKEYKEKLVEVDKNNRVQLESLGKEMDSIGIKIKQKQDERKNNSVRINKLMLATYERVKKVKGGAAVVPVKKRACSGCYKSLPPQKIQEIKKGENLITCDSCGRILTWTDEE
- the guaB gene encoding IMP dehydrogenase gives rise to the protein MKKSVEKTGLTFDDVLLIPQKSEVLPKEVNIKTSVARGIELNIPILSAAMDTVTESRLAIALAREGGLGVVHKNMPVKIQALEVDKVKRSESGMIVEPVTLPPDRTIGEALEVMKRFSISGIPVTQKGKLVGIVTNRDLRFEKKLHKKISEVMTKDKLITVPEGTDLEKAKEILHEKRIEKLPIVDKRGYLKGLITVKDIMKNIQYPSACKDARGRLRVGAALGVSKDLLERAEALIAAGVDILVIDSSHGHSRGVLASLEKVKNSFPGVTLMAGNVATAQGTKDLIEAGTDCVKVGIGPGSICTTRVVTGAGVPQITAIMDCAEEAEKHKIPIIADGGIKYSGDIAKALAAGANAVMIGSLFAGTEESPGETVLFEGRSYKIYRGMGSLEAMRAGSGDRYFQEEEDIKKMVPEGIEGRVPHRGSLSESVYQLIGGLRSGMGICGAKNIAELQKKAQFIQITSAGLRESHPHGVIITKEAPNYRTN
- the recJ gene encoding single-stranded-DNA-specific exonuclease RecJ, whose protein sequence is MELRWEFPQKIDENKCEELSSELGLPPVVGKILINRGYSEPEEARNFLNPSLNDLYDPFCFKDMEKGVEKVISALKENERIMIFGDYDVDGITSASLMYLVLTKLGAQVSYYLPNRLVEGYGLSEEGILEAERRGAKLIISVDCGINAVKEVDFAKKKGIDCIITDHHEPAETLPDACAIINPKQEGETYKGKELSGVGVAFKLAQAIYRKLGQDEKELEDHLDLVALGTAADIVPLLGENRILTRYGLLQVAKTSKPGLKSLIFISGLMGKEIGTGQVVFILAPRINAVGRLGDAERAIKLLTTRDERLASEISRVLDEENRKRKNIDEGTLEQALELIQEEVDLENDKAIILASAGWHQGVIGIVASRVAERFYRPTVMISIDGEEGKGSARSIPGFHLFEALKECEDCLLKYGGHKYAAGLSISAKEIESFKEKFKLVSSRIIKDEDLIPRLSVDAELELEEIQDELISALELFAPFGPGNLKPVFVTRGLELADDAYVVGKNHLRLKVKKNGIIMDAIGFNLGDFAKPLAMRGTKIDLAYVLELNVWNGNSKIQMRLKDLQMR
- a CDS encoding methylmalonyl-CoA mutase family protein; amino-acid sequence: MFDKDKLKKIEEEKRKWEGVYKTCKATNRRCITVSGEEVNPLYSPTDIAKIDFSRDIAFPGEYPYTRGIRTNMYRGRLWTMRQFSGMGTPRQTNERYHFLLQRGQTGLSVAFDLPTLMGYDSDHPRSLGEVGVCGVAVDSLKDMEIIFDGISLDKISTSMTINAPASILFAMYIAVGEKQGISSEKLTGTIQNDILKEYIAQKEWIFPPLPHMRLITDVMAFSSQHVPKWNTISISGYHIREAGATAVQELAFTLADGFAYVEAGIKAGLDVDDFAPRLSFFFNSHLDFFEEIAKYRAARRIWARHMRERYKAKKEESWLLRFHTQTAGCSLTAQQPENNIARTAFEALAAVLGGTQSLHTNSMDESWALPSEKAVQIALRTQQLIAFETGVANTIDPLAGSYYVESLTNKMEEEAEKYFAEIERRGGVLKGIEDGYFQREIAEAAYRYQKEIESKDRIVVGINDFVIQDEKIEIPILKIDPEVEREQVQAVKKVKTERDNDKVKRSLENLKKVVQGTDNTMPAILECVRCYATEGEIVEVMKSIFGEYVEPPLI